CTCCCGAAGCTTTAATATAGCAACAGCACCAGGGTTATCCCCAGCAGGAAACCCAGGGTACGCCACATCTTGCCCTGGCGATTGTTTTCTTCGTGGGCTGCCAGCTGCTGCTGCCCCAGGAGCTGGCGGGTCAGCTCCAGGTTTTTAATCTGGTCGCCGGCACCGGAGTTACCCAGCATAGGACCCAGGGCCTTTAGTATCTCCAGATCCCCGGGCTGCAGGGCCCCTTTCCGCCCCAGTTCCTCCAGGCCCCTCTGCCAGGCTGCCAGGGCACCGGCGGCAGCGTTTTCTTGCAGCGCCCGGGCCACAGTCTGGAAAAATAAAGCCACTGGCCCGGCCAGCTGGTTCCCAACCCGGGTGAGAGCCAAGGGGAGGGGGGTAGCCCCATAGATTATTTCCGTCTCTAGCAATTTCAGGCCGGCATTTAACTGGCGCAGCTGTTCAATCCGGGCGCTAAAACCGCGGGCCTTCTCCAGGCCCAGCAAACCGCAGGTGAGGATTATCAACCCGCCTCCCACCATTTTTAACATGCCTTGCCCTCCCCCCGCCAGGGACCGCGGCGCAAGGTCCGGCCGTCCCCGCTAAGGAGGAATTCGATGGTCCCCGGTCCCAGGGTACGGCCAAGGATTATCAAGCGTTGCCAGAAACCCCGCTCCAGGAGCGGCCTCCAGCCCGGCCGGTGTTTCAACTCTTCCAGGCTGCCGGCATGGACGCTGGCCAGAATTGTCACCCCGGCATTTAAAATATCCTGTAAAGCCGCCAGTTCCTCCGGGCGGCCAATCTCGTCGGTGGCAATGACCTCCGGCCCCATGGACCGGAGGAGCATCAACATCCCGGCCGCCTTGGGGCAACGATCCAGGACGTCCGTCCGGGGGCCGACATCCAGCTGGGGCACCCCCAGCCAGCAGCCGGCAATTTCGGAACGCTCGTCCACCACGCCTACATTGACCCCGGGAAACTTAAGTTCCCCTATGCCGTTACTGAAAAGACGGATAATATCGCGCAGTAAAGTAGTCTTGCCGCAACGCGGCGGTGAAAGAATAAGGGTGTTGAGGGGGCGCCCCTGCTCCAGGAGGTAGGGCATTAACTCCCGGGCACAACCGGGGATACTCCTGGCCAGGCGCAAATTAAGGCCGGCAAAATTCTTTAAGGTTTGAACTTCTCCCTGGCGTACCACTGCTTCGCCCACCAGCCCCACCCGGTGGCCGCCCCTCACGGTGATATACCCGGAGCGCAATTCTTCCTCCAGGGCATAAAGGGAACTGCGGGTGAGGGCCTGGATGGTCTGGCTGAGATCGTTTTCGCTTACGATATAGGCCAGGTTGGGTACAGCTGTCAAAGTGCCGCCAGCCTGCACCCAGCCTTCACCGGCACCCCAGCGCACCTGGAGGGGCCGCTCCCGCCGCAGGCGGATTTCTTCCAGGGCAGCTTTTACCTCCAGGGGCAGGGCAGCCAGGGAAGTAGCGACCGCTGCCGGCAAAAAGGCCAACAACCCGGAGAGCCCCCCTCCCCTGCCTTCCCCGGCCTGTCCTAAAGGTGGTTTTCCGTCACCCTTGACCAGCCGTACGC
This Moorella sp. E308F DNA region includes the following protein-coding sequences:
- the spoIIIAA gene encoding stage III sporulation protein AA: MGSVRLVKGDGKPPLGQAGEGRGGGLSGLLAFLPAAVATSLAALPLEVKAALEEIRLRRERPLQVRWGAGEGWVQAGGTLTAVPNLAYIVSENDLSQTIQALTRSSLYALEEELRSGYITVRGGHRVGLVGEAVVRQGEVQTLKNFAGLNLRLARSIPGCARELMPYLLEQGRPLNTLILSPPRCGKTTLLRDIIRLFSNGIGELKFPGVNVGVVDERSEIAGCWLGVPQLDVGPRTDVLDRCPKAAGMLMLLRSMGPEVIATDEIGRPEELAALQDILNAGVTILASVHAGSLEELKHRPGWRPLLERGFWQRLIILGRTLGPGTIEFLLSGDGRTLRRGPWRGEGKAC
- a CDS encoding stage III sporulation protein AB — protein: MLKMVGGGLIILTCGLLGLEKARGFSARIEQLRQLNAGLKLLETEIIYGATPLPLALTRVGNQLAGPVALFFQTVARALQENAAAGALAAWQRGLEELGRKGALQPGDLEILKALGPMLGNSGAGDQIKNLELTRQLLGQQQLAAHEENNRQGKMWRTLGFLLGITLVLLLY